In Candidatus Acidiferrales bacterium, one genomic interval encodes:
- a CDS encoding prepilin-type N-terminal cleavage/methylation domain-containing protein, with protein sequence MGAGIRHQRGLTLIELVIAVAIVGILAGLALPMARVQIRRQKEVELRRALREMRTAIDRYKDAADRGLLQVKLGTEGYPPDLETLVKGVQLGGAPDRRVRFLRKIPVDPMTGYLEWGMRSVQDSPDAGSWGGQNVFDVYSRSTATALDGTRYSDW encoded by the coding sequence GTGGGGGCAGGAATTCGCCATCAGCGCGGACTCACGTTGATCGAGTTGGTGATCGCGGTGGCAATCGTGGGAATCCTTGCGGGCCTGGCGTTGCCGATGGCCCGCGTACAGATTCGGCGGCAAAAAGAGGTCGAGCTGCGGCGGGCACTGCGCGAGATGCGGACAGCCATTGACCGTTACAAAGATGCGGCTGACCGTGGTCTCCTCCAGGTGAAACTTGGGACGGAAGGGTACCCGCCCGATTTGGAGACGTTAGTCAAGGGAGTCCAACTGGGCGGGGCGCCGGACCGGCGGGTGCGTTTCTTGAGGAAGATTCCTGTGGATCCGATGACGGGTTACCTCGAATGGGGAATGCGGTCCGTCCAGGATTCGCCGGACGCTGGGAGTTGGGGCGGGCAAAACGTTTTTGACGTGTACAGCCGCAGCACCGCTACCGCCCTCGACGGAACCCGCTATTCGGATTGGTAG